A stretch of the Rodentibacter haemolyticus genome encodes the following:
- a CDS encoding MerR family transcriptional regulator, translating to MKIKEFSQKCGLSIDTLRYYEKENLLNPSRDVNGYRMYGERDIEWVGFILRLKEMGASISQIKAYAQLRHLGSCTIPQRYELLLQHQKKLQLQQQKLAEHQIYLEKKLKFYREMMG from the coding sequence ATGAAAATTAAAGAATTTTCCCAAAAGTGCGGTTTATCTATTGATACTTTACGTTATTATGAGAAAGAAAACCTTTTAAATCCGTCGAGGGATGTCAATGGCTATCGAATGTATGGTGAAAGGGATATTGAATGGGTCGGTTTTATTTTACGATTGAAAGAAATGGGGGCATCAATTTCTCAAATTAAAGCCTATGCACAGTTGCGCCATTTAGGGAGCTGTACAATCCCTCAACGTTATGAATTACTGCTTCAACATCAGAAAAAACTGCAATTACAACAGCAAAAACTAGCAGAACACCAAATTTATTTGGAAAAGAAATTGAAATTTTACCGAGAGATGATGGGATGA
- the htpX gene encoding protease HtpX, whose amino-acid sequence MAKRLVLFLLTNLAITFVLGIVLNIVFNLTGIQGTSTAGILMMSMVFGFAGSLISLFMSKSMALRSVGAEVINLPRNQAEQWLFDTVKHQSQQADIPMPDIAIYHSADVNAFATGATKNNSLVAVSTGLLNNMTEEEAEAVVAHEIAHIANGDMVTMTLLQGVLNTFVIFLSRMISTAVASSKDQNGNSGTNTLVFWVVDIVLQLVFGVLATMIAMWFSRQREFRADAGSAQLVGKEKMIAALQRLQRVHEPQQMEGSLAAFMINGARTKELFMSHPPLEKRIEALRNL is encoded by the coding sequence ATGGCAAAACGTCTTGTCCTTTTTCTACTCACTAACTTAGCAATCACCTTCGTTTTAGGGATTGTATTGAACATTGTTTTCAACCTTACCGGTATTCAAGGCACAAGTACCGCAGGGATTTTAATGATGTCGATGGTGTTTGGCTTCGCCGGCTCATTGATTTCCCTATTTATGTCAAAATCAATGGCATTGCGCTCAGTCGGGGCTGAAGTGATTAACCTGCCTCGCAACCAAGCCGAGCAATGGCTGTTTGATACGGTGAAACACCAATCACAGCAAGCCGATATCCCAATGCCCGATATTGCGATTTACCACTCGGCAGATGTGAATGCTTTCGCCACGGGAGCAACGAAAAACAATTCGTTGGTCGCCGTCAGCACAGGCTTATTAAATAATATGACCGAAGAGGAAGCCGAAGCCGTCGTTGCTCACGAGATTGCTCATATTGCCAACGGGGATATGGTAACGATGACCTTATTACAAGGGGTACTCAATACTTTTGTGATTTTCCTTTCTCGAATGATCTCAACAGCCGTTGCCAGTTCTAAAGATCAAAACGGCAACTCCGGCACTAACACGCTTGTTTTCTGGGTGGTGGATATTGTGTTACAACTCGTCTTTGGCGTATTAGCCACAATGATTGCAATGTGGTTCTCCCGTCAGCGTGAATTTCGAGCGGATGCAGGTTCAGCCCAATTAGTCGGCAAAGAGAAAATGATTGCCGCGCTTCAACGTTTACAACGAGTACACGAACCACAACAAATGGAAGGTTCACTCGCCGCCTTTATGATCAATGGGGCAAGAACAAAAGAACTCTTTATGAGCCACCCACCACTTGAAAAACGCATCGAAGCATTAAGAAATTTATAA
- a CDS encoding SoxR reducing system RseC family protein: MLKESAVVIGYENGMAKVKCQSQSACGQCAAKNSCGTSSLSELNGKRGEHIFNIETLMPLREGQIVEIGLEEKSMLLSALLMYIVPLFTLLLSTLLSDYISENEIIRAVLIFLTTALAFLFVKSHTRKLGKQTEFQLVLLRVLS, translated from the coding sequence ATGTTAAAAGAAAGTGCGGTCGTTATCGGTTATGAAAACGGTATGGCGAAAGTAAAATGTCAATCACAAAGTGCTTGCGGGCAATGTGCGGCAAAAAACAGCTGCGGTACATCCAGCCTTTCTGAACTCAATGGCAAACGCGGGGAGCATATTTTCAACATAGAAACGCTGATGCCGTTACGAGAAGGTCAAATAGTTGAGATCGGTTTGGAAGAAAAGTCTATGCTACTTTCCGCTTTGTTAATGTATATCGTTCCACTATTCACTTTACTTCTTTCAACATTGCTTTCCGATTATATCAGTGAAAATGAAATAATTCGTGCCGTATTAATTTTCCTTACCACAGCACTCGCTTTCCTTTTCGTAAAAAGCCATACGCGAAAATTAGGAAAACAAACGGAATTTCAGCTTGTTTTGTTACGGGTGTTATCTTAA
- a CDS encoding class I SAM-dependent methyltransferase, giving the protein MAGSQVKIRLISESTEKTLAELTALCLEFDIEYDAQSPLALVQTNERLELRKLDEPKLGAVYVDFVGGAMAHRRKFGGGRGEAVAKAVGIKGNELPTVIDATAGLGRDAFVLASLGCQVRLVERHPVVHLLLQDGLKRAYQDEEIGTMLQRNLRLLKIRHINELNPQTDYADVVYLDPMYPHKQKSALVKKEMRVFQHLVGADLDANELLAPAQQLAGKRVVVKRPDYAEFLCGKQPHFSRETKNHRFDIYMGEA; this is encoded by the coding sequence ATGGCTGGTTCGCAAGTAAAAATTCGACTGATTTCAGAATCTACGGAAAAAACCTTGGCAGAATTGACCGCACTTTGCCTAGAGTTCGACATTGAATATGATGCTCAAAGCCCGCTTGCCTTAGTGCAAACGAACGAACGTTTAGAACTACGCAAACTTGATGAACCCAAACTTGGTGCGGTATATGTGGATTTTGTCGGCGGGGCGATGGCTCATCGTAGAAAATTCGGCGGCGGTCGGGGGGAAGCGGTGGCAAAAGCCGTGGGTATTAAAGGCAACGAATTACCCACAGTGATTGATGCCACTGCAGGGCTTGGGCGTGATGCATTCGTACTGGCAAGCCTCGGTTGCCAAGTTCGTTTGGTGGAGCGGCACCCCGTTGTGCATTTATTATTACAAGACGGCTTGAAACGAGCCTATCAAGATGAAGAAATCGGCACAATGTTGCAGCGGAATTTGCGTTTGTTGAAGATTCGTCATATTAATGAACTCAATCCACAAACGGATTATGCGGATGTGGTATATCTTGATCCGATGTATCCGCATAAGCAAAAATCCGCTTTGGTGAAAAAAGAAATGCGCGTATTTCAGCATTTGGTCGGTGCGGATTTAGACGCAAATGAATTGCTTGCCCCCGCACAACAATTAGCCGGAAAACGGGTTGTGGTGAAACGTCCCGACTATGCGGAATTTCTCTGTGGAAAACAACCGCACTTTAGTCGCGAAACGAAAAATCATCGCTTTGATATTTATATGGGAGAGGCTTGA
- the trmA gene encoding tRNA (uridine(54)-C5)-methyltransferase TrmA, with the protein MQLPVSQYTELLQKKQEKLTALLQPFNAPKIQVFDSPVSHYRMRAEFRIWHDQDDFYHIMFDQTTRQRYRVDSFPIASQLINRMMKALLPQLKKQEILYKKLFQIDYLSTLSNKIIVSLLYHKSLSEEWQKAAQNLRTQLLEQGFDVQLIGRAAKQKICLDRDYVDEILPVAGRDYVYRQVENSFTQPNAVVNCKMLEWAIDCTGNSEGDLLELYCGNGNFSIALAQNFRKVLATEIAKPSVAAAQFNISENAVDNLQIIRMSAEEFTQAINGVRKFNRLKGIDLTAYRCNTIFVDPPRAGLDPETVNLVQNYDRILYISCNPHTLCDNLTELTKTHRIEKAALFDQFPYTDHMESGVWLVRK; encoded by the coding sequence ATGCAACTACCCGTTTCCCAATACACAGAACTTCTTCAAAAAAAACAGGAAAAACTGACCGCACTTTTACAGCCGTTTAATGCGCCGAAAATTCAAGTTTTTGATTCTCCGGTCTCCCATTATCGTATGCGTGCGGAATTTCGTATTTGGCACGATCAAGATGATTTTTATCATATTATGTTCGATCAAACTACACGCCAACGCTATCGTGTAGATAGCTTTCCGATTGCAAGCCAACTCATTAATCGAATGATGAAAGCTCTACTCCCTCAGCTCAAAAAACAGGAGATTCTGTATAAAAAATTGTTCCAAATCGATTATCTCAGCACCTTAAGCAACAAAATCATTGTCAGCTTGCTCTATCACAAATCCCTTTCGGAAGAATGGCAAAAAGCGGCGCAAAACTTGAGAACGCAACTGCTCGAACAAGGCTTTGATGTACAACTTATCGGGCGGGCAGCCAAGCAAAAAATTTGCTTGGATAGAGATTATGTTGATGAAATTTTGCCGGTTGCAGGGCGTGATTATGTGTATCGACAAGTGGAAAACAGTTTTACGCAACCTAATGCCGTGGTGAATTGTAAAATGCTGGAATGGGCGATTGATTGTACCGGAAATAGCGAGGGCGATTTATTGGAGCTCTATTGCGGAAACGGCAATTTTTCTATCGCATTGGCGCAAAATTTCCGTAAAGTCTTAGCCACTGAAATTGCCAAACCTTCTGTGGCGGCGGCACAATTTAATATTTCTGAAAACGCGGTGGATAATTTACAAATTATCCGAATGTCAGCGGAAGAGTTTACCCAAGCTATCAATGGTGTGCGTAAATTTAATCGGCTGAAAGGCATTGATTTAACCGCTTACCGATGCAATACGATTTTTGTCGATCCACCACGTGCAGGGTTGGATCCAGAGACCGTAAATTTAGTGCAGAATTATGATCGTATTTTGTATATTTCCTGCAATCCCCATACATTGTGCGATAATTTAACGGAACTCACGAAAACCCACCGCATTGAAAAAGCGGCGTTGTTCGATCAATTCCCTTACACTGATCATATGGAAAGCGGCGTATGGCTGGTTCGCAAGTAA
- a CDS encoding DUF413 domain-containing protein produces the protein MAASFSVTRRFFDDKNYPRGFSRHGDYTIKESQVLEQYGQAFKALDLGEREPVTKEEKEFAAFCRGERTPETFFEKTWNKYRTRINTTKRVYTLSSDVSDAASGGEDYSGE, from the coding sequence ATGGCTGCAAGTTTCAGTGTTACCCGTCGTTTTTTTGACGACAAAAACTATCCGCGCGGATTTTCACGTCACGGTGATTACACCATTAAAGAATCACAAGTGCTTGAACAATACGGTCAAGCATTCAAAGCGTTAGACTTAGGCGAACGTGAACCCGTGACAAAAGAAGAAAAAGAATTTGCTGCTTTCTGTCGCGGTGAGCGGACACCGGAAACTTTCTTTGAAAAAACTTGGAATAAATACCGCACCCGAATCAACACCACCAAGCGCGTTTACACTTTATCAAGTGATGTGAGTGATGCAGCCTCCGGCGGTGAAGATTACTCCGGCGAATAA
- the dsbA gene encoding thiol:disulfide interchange protein DsbA, with amino-acid sequence MKKFLLALGAFISVNTFAADLQEGKQYIQVSQQASPQQEVIEFFSFYCPHCYSFEMEYKIPQQVKDGLPKEVAFKQYHVNFLGRQSENLTRAWALAMALGAEDKVKAPLFEAAQKDRLTSMEDIRAIFLDNGISAEQFDGGINSFAVNGLVNKQVNAADKFGVRGVPDFYVNGKFRVNPEGLNYDDFVKDYVDTVKGLLQK; translated from the coding sequence ATGAAAAAATTTTTACTCGCATTAGGTGCATTTATTTCCGTCAACACATTCGCTGCCGATTTACAAGAGGGCAAACAATACATTCAAGTCAGTCAGCAAGCCTCTCCACAACAGGAAGTGATTGAATTTTTCTCTTTCTACTGCCCGCATTGTTATAGCTTTGAAATGGAATATAAAATTCCACAACAGGTAAAAGACGGCTTACCTAAAGAGGTGGCATTTAAACAATACCACGTGAATTTCTTAGGTCGTCAATCGGAAAATTTAACCCGTGCTTGGGCATTAGCCATGGCATTGGGTGCAGAAGATAAAGTAAAAGCCCCATTATTTGAAGCGGCACAAAAAGATCGTTTAACATCAATGGAGGATATTCGTGCGATTTTCTTAGATAACGGCATTAGCGCAGAACAATTTGATGGTGGCATTAACAGCTTTGCCGTCAATGGCTTAGTAAATAAACAAGTGAACGCAGCGGATAAGTTCGGTGTACGTGGCGTGCCTGATTTTTACGTAAACGGTAAATTCCGTGTTAATCCGGAAGGATTGAATTATGATGATTTCGTCAAAGATTATGTGGATACTGTAAAAGGTTTATTGCAAAAATAA
- a CDS encoding YihD family protein: MKCKRLNEVLELLQPYWSKSPDLSLMQILQKIADESGFNKPLNELTDEVIIYQLKMDGTDKHEPIPGIKKDYEDDFKTAILKARGIIK; the protein is encoded by the coding sequence ATGAAATGCAAGCGTTTAAATGAAGTTCTGGAACTTTTACAACCTTATTGGTCTAAGTCGCCGGACTTAAGTCTGATGCAAATTTTGCAAAAAATCGCTGATGAATCGGGCTTTAACAAGCCTTTAAATGAATTAACCGATGAAGTCATTATTTATCAGTTGAAAATGGACGGTACGGACAAACACGAACCGATTCCAGGCATCAAAAAAGATTACGAAGATGATTTTAAAACTGCGATCTTAAAAGCGCGCGGTATCATTAAATAA
- the mobA gene encoding molybdenum cofactor guanylyltransferase MobA has protein sequence MTITISAVILAGGKARRMAGRDKGLQLLDGKPLILQMIERLQLQIQEISINANRHQEEYRQFGFPVFADELPDFQGPLSGMLTALEKSNTDFVLFTPCDSPFFPRNLLIKLKSAVENDRTLIAYACDEDRDHPTFCLMSVALKDKLRDYLVSGERRLLRFMQENGGVAVKFTSNEGTFVNFNTLKDLC, from the coding sequence ATGACAATCACAATAAGTGCGGTTATTTTAGCCGGAGGAAAAGCACGTCGAATGGCGGGGCGTGATAAAGGTTTACAGCTTTTAGACGGAAAACCGTTAATTTTGCAGATGATTGAGCGTTTGCAATTACAGATTCAAGAAATTTCGATTAATGCCAATCGCCATCAAGAAGAATATCGTCAATTTGGTTTTCCTGTTTTTGCCGATGAATTACCGGATTTCCAAGGACCGTTAAGCGGAATGCTGACAGCGCTGGAAAAATCGAACACCGATTTCGTATTGTTTACGCCCTGTGATAGCCCTTTTTTTCCGAGAAATCTACTTATAAAATTGAAAAGTGCGGTCGAAAATGACCGCACTTTGATTGCTTATGCGTGCGACGAGGATCGTGATCATCCGACTTTTTGTTTAATGTCCGTTGCATTAAAAGATAAACTCCGTGATTATCTTGTTTCAGGAGAACGCCGTTTATTACGCTTTATGCAAGAAAACGGCGGTGTTGCAGTGAAATTTACCTCCAATGAGGGAACGTTTGTGAATTTTAATACGCTGAAAGATTTGTGCTAA
- a CDS encoding rhomboid family intramembrane serine protease, which produces MQNLKLSRYFTPLHLITAICIVVYILQQSGFEEDIMEAFHYPIYPDQERELWRYVTHSLVHLSNIHIIANLSWFWLFGGVIERYFGGFKLFLLFLLSALISGIAQNYFSGPDFFGLSGVVYAVLGYVFVVDKLNANLFDLPKGFFTMLLVGLAFGFISPLFDIYIGNAAHISGLLVGLVWGFADSKIHLNRVG; this is translated from the coding sequence ATGCAGAATTTGAAGTTATCCCGTTATTTCACGCCTTTGCATCTCATTACCGCGATTTGCATTGTGGTATATATCCTGCAACAGTCGGGGTTTGAAGAAGACATTATGGAAGCCTTTCATTATCCGATTTATCCCGACCAAGAAAGGGAGTTGTGGCGTTATGTAACACATTCGTTAGTACATTTATCAAACATTCACATTATTGCAAACTTATCGTGGTTTTGGTTGTTTGGCGGTGTGATTGAACGCTATTTCGGCGGTTTCAAACTTTTCTTACTATTTTTGCTTTCTGCGCTGATAAGCGGCATCGCGCAAAATTATTTTTCCGGTCCTGATTTTTTCGGTTTATCTGGTGTGGTGTATGCCGTGTTGGGTTATGTCTTCGTGGTGGATAAGCTTAACGCCAACCTTTTTGATTTACCGAAAGGTTTTTTCACCATGTTATTAGTCGGCTTGGCATTTGGATTTATCAGCCCTTTATTCGATATTTATATCGGTAACGCAGCTCACATCTCAGGGTTGTTGGTGGGATTAGTTTGGGGATTTGCCGATAGTAAAATTCATTTGAATCGGGTAGGGTAA
- a CDS encoding DeoR/GlpR family transcriptional regulator — protein sequence MKQSIRHQKIIELVSQYGYLGTDDLVNHLEVSPQTIRRDLNILAELDLIRRHHGGAASPSSVENSDYIDRKQFFSSQKNRIAQEVVKLIPNGASLFIDIGTTPEAVANALLEHEYLRIVTNNLNAAHLLRQNKSFDITMAGGSLRMDGGIIGEATVNFISQFRLDFGILGISAIDPDGSLLDYDYHEVQVKRAIIESSRQTLLVTDHSKFTRQAIVRLGELNDVEYLFTDDVPPSISQYLQSAKTKLVVCK from the coding sequence ATGAAGCAATCCATTCGTCATCAAAAAATTATTGAGTTAGTAAGCCAGTATGGTTATTTAGGTACAGATGATTTAGTGAACCATCTTGAAGTAAGCCCTCAAACGATTCGCCGTGATTTAAATATTCTTGCCGAGCTTGATTTAATCCGCCGTCATCATGGCGGTGCCGCCTCCCCTTCCTCTGTAGAAAATTCCGATTATATCGATCGTAAGCAATTCTTTTCTTCGCAAAAAAATCGTATTGCACAAGAAGTGGTGAAACTTATTCCAAATGGTGCGTCTTTGTTTATCGACATCGGCACGACACCGGAAGCGGTGGCAAATGCGTTACTTGAGCATGAGTATTTGCGTATTGTGACAAACAATCTCAATGCCGCCCATTTATTACGTCAAAATAAAAGTTTTGATATCACTATGGCAGGCGGATCATTACGTATGGACGGAGGAATTATCGGTGAAGCCACGGTCAATTTTATTTCTCAGTTCCGCTTGGATTTTGGGATTTTAGGGATTAGTGCTATTGATCCAGACGGCTCTTTGCTTGACTATGATTACCATGAAGTGCAAGTAAAACGGGCAATTATTGAAAGTTCACGCCAAACTTTATTGGTTACCGACCATTCAAAGTTTACCCGACAAGCTATTGTGCGTTTGGGGGAGCTGAATGATGTAGAATATCTGTTTACAGATGACGTTCCCCCTTCCATTAGCCAATATTTACAAAGCGCAAAGACGAAATTAGTGGTGTGTAAATAG
- the glpK gene encoding glycerol kinase GlpK encodes MTDKKYIIALDQGTTSSRAVLLDHNANVVEIAQREFTQIYPQAGWVEHNPMEIWATQSSTLNEVVAKAGITSDEIAAIGITNQRETTIVWEKATGTPVYNAIVWQCRRTADITDKLKADGYEDYIRHTTGLVVDPYFSGTKVKWILDNVEGAREKAERGELLFGTVDTWLVWKLTQGRVHVTDYTNASRTMLFNIHTKQWDDKMLEILNIPRSMLPEVRNSSEIYGQTNIGGKGGVRIPVAGIAGDQQAALYGHLCVHAGQAKNTYGTGCFMLLHTGDKAITSKNGLLTTIACNAKGEPEYALEGSVFIAGASIQWLRDELKIVHDSFDSEYFAQKVSDSNGVYVVPAFTGLGAPYWDPYARGAIFGLSRGANRNHIVRATLESIAYQTRDVLEAMQSDSGERLQYLRVDGGATNNNFLMQFQADILDVNVERPVVKEVTALGAAYLAGLATGFWKDLDELRDKARVERTFTPDNDNEKRECRYKGWKKAVKRSLEWAKEDAE; translated from the coding sequence ATGACCGACAAAAAATACATCATTGCTTTAGACCAAGGCACGACCAGTTCAAGAGCCGTATTGCTCGATCATAATGCAAATGTAGTCGAAATCGCTCAACGCGAATTTACCCAAATTTACCCTCAAGCAGGCTGGGTTGAGCATAATCCGATGGAAATTTGGGCGACCCAAAGTTCTACGTTAAATGAAGTGGTGGCAAAAGCCGGCATTACATCAGATGAAATTGCGGCAATCGGGATCACCAACCAACGTGAAACGACGATCGTTTGGGAAAAAGCTACCGGTACACCGGTTTACAATGCGATTGTTTGGCAATGCCGCCGTACCGCCGATATCACCGATAAACTCAAGGCCGATGGTTATGAAGACTACATTCGCCACACCACAGGGCTTGTGGTGGATCCGTATTTCTCCGGCACAAAAGTGAAATGGATTTTGGATAACGTGGAAGGCGCGCGTGAAAAAGCGGAACGCGGTGAACTTTTATTCGGTACGGTAGATACTTGGCTTGTGTGGAAATTAACTCAAGGTCGTGTGCATGTTACCGACTACACCAATGCTTCACGCACGATGCTATTCAATATTCACACCAAACAATGGGATGACAAGATGCTTGAAATCTTGAATATCCCGCGTTCAATGTTGCCGGAAGTGCGTAATTCTTCTGAAATTTACGGGCAAACCAACATCGGAGGTAAAGGCGGTGTACGTATTCCCGTTGCAGGTATTGCCGGTGACCAACAAGCGGCACTTTACGGTCATTTATGTGTACATGCAGGTCAGGCAAAAAATACTTACGGTACGGGCTGCTTTATGTTACTTCATACCGGCGACAAAGCCATTACCTCTAAAAACGGCCTGCTCACTACCATTGCCTGTAATGCCAAAGGAGAACCGGAATACGCCTTAGAAGGCTCAGTATTTATTGCCGGAGCCTCTATTCAATGGCTACGTGATGAACTTAAAATCGTTCACGACAGTTTCGACTCCGAGTACTTTGCCCAAAAAGTTTCTGACAGCAATGGGGTATATGTCGTACCTGCTTTCACCGGATTAGGTGCACCCTATTGGGATCCTTATGCGCGCGGTGCGATCTTCGGTTTATCACGTGGTGCTAACCGTAACCATATCGTGCGTGCCACTCTAGAATCCATCGCCTATCAAACCCGTGACGTATTGGAAGCAATGCAATCGGATTCCGGCGAACGCTTACAATATCTTCGTGTAGATGGCGGGGCGACAAACAACAACTTCTTAATGCAATTCCAAGCAGACATTTTAGATGTGAACGTGGAGCGTCCTGTCGTAAAAGAAGTAACCGCACTGGGGGCCGCATACCTTGCAGGGCTTGCAACAGGTTTCTGGAAAGATTTAGACGAACTCCGTGATAAAGCACGCGTAGAACGCACCTTTACTCCGGATAATGACAACGAAAAACGCGAATGCCGTTACAAAGGCTGGAAAAAAGCGGTAAAACGCTCCTTAGAGTGGGCGAAGGAAGATGCGGAATAA
- a CDS encoding MIP/aquaporin family protein, which yields MNAYFAEFFGTALLILLGNGVVANVCLDKTKGQSSGWIVITTAWAFAVYVAVVVTGPYSGAHLNPAVTLGLAAKGAFDWVAVPGYVIAQIVGGMTGALLVYTMYRDHFLATKNEGAKRACFCTEPAIRNYSSNLISEIIGTFVLVFVIFYLAGANITFPGASEATPIGLGSIGALPVAILVWAIGLSLGGTTGYAINPARDLGPRLFLGLFLSRKLNTDADWKYGWVPVVGPVVGSLLAAVVYAVVM from the coding sequence ATGAATGCTTATTTCGCAGAGTTTTTCGGCACCGCACTGTTGATTCTTTTGGGGAACGGTGTGGTTGCTAACGTTTGTCTTGATAAAACGAAGGGACAGAGTTCCGGTTGGATAGTGATTACTACCGCATGGGCGTTTGCAGTATATGTGGCGGTTGTAGTGACGGGGCCTTATAGCGGTGCGCATTTGAATCCTGCCGTCACCTTAGGGCTTGCGGCAAAAGGGGCATTTGATTGGGTGGCTGTACCGGGCTATGTTATCGCACAAATTGTGGGCGGTATGACGGGGGCATTGTTAGTTTACACGATGTATCGCGATCATTTCCTCGCAACAAAAAATGAAGGCGCAAAACGTGCTTGCTTTTGTACTGAACCGGCTATTCGTAATTATTCAAGCAACCTTATCAGTGAAATTATCGGTACTTTTGTACTTGTTTTCGTTATTTTCTATCTTGCCGGCGCAAATATCACTTTCCCAGGGGCAAGCGAAGCCACACCGATTGGGTTAGGTTCTATCGGTGCGTTACCCGTAGCGATTCTTGTTTGGGCAATCGGTTTAAGTTTAGGCGGTACAACAGGTTATGCTATTAACCCGGCTCGAGATCTAGGTCCACGCTTATTCTTAGGGCTTTTCTTAAGCCGTAAATTAAATACTGACGCAGATTGGAAATACGGCTGGGTTCCTGTTGTAGGACCAGTGGTCGGTTCATTACTGGCGGCAGTAGTTTACGCCGTAGTGATGTAA
- a CDS encoding Cof-type HAD-IIB family hydrolase: MMNIIPNLRNQIKVVFFDIDETLIVKHKDFLPETVLPALKALKTKGIIPAIATGRSPCSIALKVQQLINEVGIELLVTMNGQFVSYNQKVIEKHPISTEKITKIVNYFDRHNIAYAFVSQDDIYVSAKTSEVCSALDPITTNYYVDKNYYLRHEVFQILPFYREDKDEQVVQSGILDNLKVVRWDADSVDLFDAQGSKARGIQAAVNYLGLTMNNVMAFGDGLNDLEMMEAVGVGVAMGNAHNDLKAKADFITDHIEEHGIANFLRKSGLID; this comes from the coding sequence ATGATGAACATCATTCCAAATTTACGCAATCAAATTAAAGTTGTCTTTTTTGATATTGATGAAACTTTAATCGTTAAACATAAAGACTTCTTGCCTGAAACGGTTTTACCGGCACTGAAGGCTCTCAAAACCAAAGGTATCATTCCGGCTATTGCCACAGGGCGCTCCCCTTGTAGCATTGCATTAAAAGTACAGCAATTGATCAACGAAGTGGGAATTGAATTACTGGTTACGATGAATGGACAATTTGTCAGCTATAACCAAAAGGTGATTGAAAAACATCCTATTTCAACGGAAAAAATTACAAAGATTGTTAATTATTTTGATCGGCATAATATTGCTTATGCTTTTGTTTCACAAGATGATATTTACGTTTCGGCAAAAACATCCGAAGTGTGTTCGGCACTTGATCCTATTACCACCAATTATTATGTAGATAAAAATTACTATTTACGTCACGAGGTATTTCAAATTCTTCCGTTTTACCGTGAAGATAAAGATGAGCAAGTGGTGCAATCCGGCATTTTAGATAATCTAAAAGTTGTTCGTTGGGATGCAGATTCAGTTGATTTATTTGATGCACAAGGTTCAAAAGCACGTGGCATTCAAGCCGCGGTGAATTATTTAGGTTTAACGATGAACAATGTAATGGCATTTGGTGACGGTTTAAATGATCTAGAAATGATGGAGGCGGTGGGAGTAGGCGTTGCAATGGGAAATGCACATAATGATTTAAAGGCGAAAGCTGATTTTATTACGGATCATATTGAAGAACATGGCATCGCTAATTTCTTACGTAAATCGGGATTAATCGATTAA